One Thalassospira marina DNA window includes the following coding sequences:
- the ccoP gene encoding cytochrome-c oxidase, cbb3-type subunit III has translation MSTHVEKDNVTGRETTGHQWDGIKELNTPLPSWWVYVFWVCIIWSIGYWVVYPSFPTAHGYLKGVFNITERSKIEETMANVAAERAPYMERLAALDVDQIANDSELLNFSMAGGKAIFAENCAPCHGTGGVGNTGFPSLQDDDWLWGGTLDDISQTIHVGIRSSDNDDTRFNDMPAFGKDGILSHEEISDVVQHVLSFSGRETDADAATRGTEIFADNCAACHGDDGKGIVEMGAPNLTDNIWLYGGDQATITQTVTNARRGVMPAWEGKLSDETIKMLAVYVHSLGGGQ, from the coding sequence ATGTCGACGCATGTCGAAAAAGACAATGTTACCGGCCGCGAAACAACCGGCCATCAATGGGACGGTATCAAGGAGCTCAATACGCCGCTCCCGTCCTGGTGGGTCTATGTGTTTTGGGTCTGCATCATCTGGTCGATCGGTTACTGGGTGGTTTATCCATCCTTTCCAACCGCACACGGCTATTTGAAAGGGGTGTTCAACATTACCGAACGCTCCAAGATCGAAGAAACAATGGCAAATGTTGCTGCCGAACGCGCCCCTTATATGGAACGTCTTGCAGCACTTGATGTTGATCAGATTGCCAATGATTCGGAACTGCTGAACTTCTCGATGGCTGGCGGCAAGGCGATCTTTGCTGAAAACTGCGCCCCCTGCCATGGTACGGGTGGTGTTGGCAATACCGGCTTCCCGTCCCTGCAGGACGACGACTGGCTGTGGGGTGGTACGCTTGATGACATCTCGCAAACCATCCATGTCGGTATTCGTTCTTCGGACAATGACGACACCCGCTTTAACGACATGCCTGCCTTTGGCAAGGATGGCATCCTGTCACATGAAGAAATCAGTGACGTTGTCCAGCATGTCCTGTCGTTTAGCGGTCGTGAAACCGACGCCGACGCCGCAACGCGTGGCACAGAAATCTTTGCGGATAACTGTGCGGCCTGCCATGGCGACGACGGCAAAGGCATCGTCGAAATGGGTGCACCGAACCTGACCGACAATATCTGGCTTTATGGCGGCGACCAGGCCACCATTACCCAGACGGTCACCAATGCACGCCGTGGCGTCATGCCGGCCTGGGAAGGCAAACTGAGCGACGAAACCATCAAAATGCTGGCGGTTTATGTTCACTCGCTGGGTGGTGGTCAGTAA
- a CDS encoding cbb3-type cytochrome c oxidase subunit 3: MEFFSALADFLRPLWGLWLMLFFAAIIAFVMWPSKKRKQNFEDHAQIPFKD; encoded by the coding sequence ATGGAATTTTTTTCCGCACTCGCTGATTTTCTCCGGCCCTTGTGGGGTCTGTGGCTGATGTTGTTCTTTGCCGCGATTATTGCTTTCGTTATGTGGCCAAGCAAAAAGCGGAAACAGAACTTCGAAGACCACGCCCAGATCCCTTTCAAGGACTAG
- the ccoO gene encoding cytochrome-c oxidase, cbb3-type subunit II, which translates to MLLKKHHFLEKNVFFLILGIFLTIIIGGIVEIVPLFTMEQTIEKVEGVRPYSPLEQAGRNIYIREGCYNCHSQMIRPFRDEVERYGHYSLAAESMYDHPFQWGSKRTGPDLARVGGKYSNAWHVAHLDDPRSVVPESIMPGYPFLAETELKFDDVADHLKTLRMVGVPYTDEQIEDAVADLHLQATADEDYDDFLARYPNAATGDFDGNPEKLTEMDALIAYLQILGRMVDFTTYNPSMNLR; encoded by the coding sequence ATGCTTCTTAAAAAACACCACTTCCTCGAGAAGAACGTTTTCTTCCTGATCCTTGGTATTTTTCTGACCATCATTATCGGCGGTATCGTTGAAATTGTTCCGTTGTTCACAATGGAACAGACCATCGAGAAGGTGGAAGGGGTTCGTCCCTATTCGCCGCTGGAACAGGCAGGCCGGAACATCTATATCCGCGAAGGCTGCTATAACTGCCATTCGCAGATGATCCGTCCGTTCCGTGACGAAGTTGAACGCTATGGTCATTACAGCCTTGCTGCTGAATCCATGTATGACCATCCGTTCCAGTGGGGCTCCAAGCGTACCGGTCCGGATCTGGCACGTGTCGGCGGGAAATATTCCAATGCATGGCATGTTGCCCACCTTGATGATCCGCGTTCGGTGGTGCCGGAATCGATTATGCCGGGCTATCCGTTCCTTGCTGAAACGGAACTGAAGTTCGACGACGTTGCCGATCACCTCAAGACGTTGCGCATGGTTGGTGTTCCCTACACCGACGAACAGATCGAGGACGCGGTTGCGGATCTCCATCTCCAGGCTACTGCTGACGAGGATTACGACGACTTCCTCGCCCGTTATCCGAATGCCGCCACTGGCGACTTTGACGGCAATCCGGAAAAGCTGACCGAGATGGACGCCCTGATTGCGTATCTGCAGATCCTGGGTCGCATGGTTGATTTCACGACCTACAACCCCAGCATGAATCTGCGCTGA
- the ccoN gene encoding cytochrome-c oxidase, cbb3-type subunit I, which translates to MAQTASSAVDYNMDVVRWGALATVFWGVVGFLAGDFIAWQLAFPALNFDFEYLNFGRLRPLHTSAVIFAFGGNALLCTSFYVVQRTCRTSLFGGKALPAFVFWGYQLFIVMAALGYVLGVTQGREYAEPEWFVDLWLTIVWVAYLAIFVGTLLKRQEPHIYVANWFYLAFIVTIAMLHLGNNLAIPVSLFGTKSYSMFSGVQDALTQWWYGHNAVGFFLTAGFLGMMYYFIPKRAERPVYSYRLSIIHFWALIFLYIWAGPHHLHYTALPDWAQTLGMTFSIMLWMPSWGGMINGLMTLSGAWDKLRTDPVLRFMVAAVGFYGMSTFEGPVMSIKSVNGLSHYTDWTIGHVHSGALGWVAFVSFGAIYFLIPVLWNRERLYSMRLVAHHFWLGTIGIVLYITSMWVSGIMQGLMWRAHDQLGFLQYSFIETVEAMHPYYIIRATGGALFVLGSLLMVWNVYKTIRGDTRREAPIGVSAPAAAQ; encoded by the coding sequence ATGGCACAGACGGCTTCGTCCGCCGTTGACTACAATATGGACGTAGTGCGCTGGGGCGCGCTGGCGACCGTCTTTTGGGGCGTCGTCGGCTTTCTGGCAGGTGATTTTATCGCCTGGCAGTTGGCGTTTCCCGCATTGAACTTTGACTTCGAGTATCTGAATTTCGGGCGTCTGCGTCCGCTTCACACCTCGGCGGTCATTTTTGCATTTGGCGGCAACGCGCTGCTGTGTACATCGTTTTACGTTGTCCAGCGCACCTGCCGCACCAGCCTGTTCGGTGGCAAGGCCCTGCCTGCCTTCGTGTTCTGGGGTTATCAGCTGTTCATCGTCATGGCCGCACTTGGCTATGTTCTCGGTGTGACCCAGGGCCGTGAATATGCCGAACCGGAATGGTTCGTCGACCTGTGGCTGACCATTGTCTGGGTCGCCTATCTGGCCATTTTTGTCGGCACCCTGCTCAAACGCCAGGAACCGCACATTTATGTCGCCAACTGGTTCTACCTTGCCTTCATCGTGACGATCGCGATGCTGCATCTGGGGAACAACCTGGCGATTCCGGTTTCGCTGTTTGGCACGAAATCCTATTCGATGTTCTCTGGTGTTCAGGACGCCCTGACCCAGTGGTGGTATGGCCACAATGCTGTGGGCTTCTTCCTGACGGCTGGCTTCCTCGGCATGATGTACTACTTCATTCCGAAGCGTGCTGAACGTCCGGTTTATTCCTACCGCCTGTCGATCATTCACTTCTGGGCGCTGATCTTCCTGTATATCTGGGCTGGTCCGCACCACCTGCATTACACCGCCCTGCCCGACTGGGCACAGACCCTTGGCATGACCTTCTCGATCATGCTGTGGATGCCGTCCTGGGGTGGTATGATCAACGGCCTGATGACCCTTTCGGGTGCCTGGGACAAACTGCGTACCGACCCGGTACTGCGCTTCATGGTTGCTGCTGTCGGTTTCTACGGCATGTCGACCTTCGAAGGCCCGGTCATGTCGATCAAATCGGTCAACGGCCTGTCTCACTACACTGACTGGACCATTGGTCACGTTCACTCTGGTGCTCTGGGCTGGGTTGCTTTCGTATCGTTTGGTGCGATCTACTTCCTGATCCCGGTTCTGTGGAACCGTGAACGCCTCTATTCCATGCGCCTGGTTGCCCACCATTTCTGGCTCGGCACCATCGGTATCGTTCTCTACATCACCTCGATGTGGGTCTCGGGTATCATGCAGGGTCTGATGTGGCGTGCACACGACCAGCTTGGTTTCCTTCAGTATTCCTTCATTGAGACCGTTGAAGCGATGCATCCCTACTACATCATCCGCGCCACTGGCGGTGCCCTGTTCGTCCTGGGTTCGCTGCTGATGGTCTGGAACGTCTACAAGACGATCCGCGGTGATACCCGTCGGGAAGCTCCGATCGGCGTAAGCGCGCCGGCAGCGGCCCAGTAA
- the dapF gene encoding diaminopimelate epimerase: MNGISFIKMHGLGNDFVVFDGRRDSVVLDMDDATAARIADRKTGVGCDQLIVIEPPRDDDADAFMRIRNNDGSEVGACGNATRCVADVLMGEFKRRDVTIQTVSGLLEARGLDDGTVTVDMGQAWLDWREIPLLKAVDTNHIPLSVGPLADPVGVSMGNPHAVFFVDDAEAIDLEKYGPVLEHHDIFPERANIEVCHLMGDNRIRMRVWERGVGITRACGTGACAVGVAAARRGLTGRTVEVVLDGGVLGIEWLPDEHVLMTGPVATSFSGILHPSLLGIH, from the coding sequence ATGAACGGAATTTCCTTTATCAAGATGCATGGCCTGGGCAACGATTTTGTCGTCTTTGACGGACGGCGGGATTCTGTTGTGCTTGACATGGACGATGCCACCGCCGCACGGATTGCCGATCGCAAAACTGGCGTGGGCTGTGATCAGTTGATCGTGATCGAACCGCCGCGCGACGATGACGCCGACGCCTTCATGCGTATTCGCAACAATGATGGCAGCGAAGTTGGTGCATGTGGCAATGCCACCCGCTGTGTGGCCGATGTGCTGATGGGGGAATTCAAACGTCGCGATGTGACAATCCAGACGGTGTCGGGCCTGCTTGAAGCCCGTGGCCTGGATGATGGCACGGTTACGGTCGATATGGGCCAGGCCTGGCTTGACTGGCGCGAAATTCCGTTATTGAAAGCTGTTGATACCAACCATATCCCGCTTAGCGTTGGTCCGCTTGCCGATCCGGTCGGGGTCAGCATGGGCAACCCCCATGCGGTGTTTTTCGTCGATGATGCTGAAGCCATCGATCTGGAAAAATACGGGCCGGTGCTTGAACATCACGATATTTTCCCCGAACGCGCCAATATCGAGGTATGCCACCTGATGGGTGACAACCGCATTCGCATGCGGGTGTGGGAACGGGGTGTGGGCATTACGCGTGCCTGTGGCACTGGGGCCTGTGCGGTGGGTGTTGCCGCGGCACGCCGTGGCCTGACCGGGCGCACTGTTGAAGTTGTGCTTGATGGCGGTGTTCTGGGAATCGAATGGTTGCCCGATGAACATGTTTTAATGACCGGTCCGGTCGCCACCAGCTTTTCGGGTATTTTGCACCCGTCGCTTCTGGGAATTCATTGA
- a CDS encoding phosphoglycerate kinase, whose translation MVDFNTLDGVSVAGKRVLLRADLNVPMKDGVVSDTTRIDRTVPGLVELADAGAKLVIITHFGRPKGQRVPEMSLKPVADALAKQLGRPVAFADDCIGQAAADVVNNLKDGEIAILENLRYHAEEEKNDPAFVAELAKLGDIFVNDAFSCAHRAHASTEGLAHKLPSYAGRLMQIELEALGKALEAPKHPVMAIVGGAKISTKLDLLGNLVEKVDQLVIGGGMANTFLAAKGVNVGKSLCEHDLLETAREIFAKAEAANCEIVLPVDGLVAKEFKENADHVVADMTGIDADGMILDAGPATITDLNTRLESCETLVWNGPLGAFEIAPFDTATVSVAQHAAKLTKAGKLLSVAGGGDTVAALRHAGVDEDFSYISTAGGAFLEWLEGKVLPGVAALRKA comes from the coding sequence ATGGTTGATTTCAATACGCTTGACGGTGTTTCAGTCGCAGGCAAGCGCGTTTTGCTGCGTGCCGACCTTAACGTTCCGATGAAAGATGGCGTTGTCAGCGATACGACTCGCATTGACCGCACCGTGCCGGGCCTGGTTGAACTGGCCGATGCCGGTGCGAAACTGGTGATCATTACCCATTTTGGCCGCCCCAAAGGGCAGCGCGTTCCTGAAATGTCGCTTAAACCGGTTGCCGATGCGCTGGCAAAACAGCTGGGCCGCCCGGTTGCCTTTGCCGATGATTGCATCGGTCAGGCCGCAGCGGATGTTGTGAACAACCTGAAGGACGGCGAAATCGCCATTCTGGAAAACCTGCGTTACCACGCTGAAGAAGAAAAGAACGACCCTGCTTTTGTTGCCGAACTGGCCAAGCTGGGCGACATTTTTGTCAATGACGCCTTTTCGTGCGCGCACCGCGCCCATGCCTCGACCGAAGGACTGGCGCACAAGCTGCCGTCCTATGCCGGCCGTTTGATGCAGATCGAACTGGAAGCCCTGGGCAAGGCGCTTGAAGCACCGAAACACCCGGTCATGGCCATTGTTGGCGGTGCCAAGATTTCCACCAAGCTCGACCTTCTGGGCAATCTGGTTGAAAAGGTTGACCAGCTTGTGATTGGTGGCGGCATGGCGAACACCTTCCTGGCGGCCAAGGGCGTTAATGTTGGCAAATCGCTGTGCGAACATGACCTGCTGGAAACCGCGCGCGAGATTTTCGCCAAGGCCGAAGCCGCCAATTGCGAAATCGTGCTGCCGGTTGATGGCCTGGTTGCCAAGGAATTCAAGGAAAACGCCGATCACGTCGTTGCCGATATGACCGGTATTGATGCCGATGGCATGATCCTTGACGCTGGCCCGGCCACTATTACCGATTTGAACACGCGCCTTGAAAGCTGCGAAACCCTGGTGTGGAACGGTCCGCTGGGCGCGTTTGAAATTGCGCCCTTTGACACGGCAACTGTTTCGGTGGCCCAGCATGCTGCCAAACTGACCAAGGCTGGCAAGCTTCTGTCAGTCGCGGGCGGGGGTGACACGGTTGCAGCCCTGCGCCATGCCGGTGTGGACGAAGATTTCTCTTATATCTCGACCGCTGGCGGGGCTTTCCTGGAATGGCTGGAAGGCAAGGTTCTTCCTGGTGTGGCCGCCCTGCGCAAGGCCTGA
- a CDS encoding ABC transporter ATP-binding protein, whose protein sequence is MIKLEHLTRCYGDFIAVDDVSFEIKHGEIVGLLGHNGAGKTTIMKMITGYLEPTSGKIAIDDLEVGRDTRAIQKRIGYLPENCPVWPEMTVIDYLDYQASLHGVPADKRPAAVASAIRRTVLEAKATAPIQTLSRGYRQRVGVAQAILHNPDIIILDEPTNGLDPTQIRHMRDLIADLAKTATVIVSTHTLQEVQAVCERALIMRAGKLVVDARIDELQQSGGLLVTVDRNADQAFSAIREVTNIVSHSEENGRHHYRLEASNDAAPVIAEKLTREGVLLFALQPQRRDLETIFAEVNEEAVNG, encoded by the coding sequence ATGATCAAACTGGAGCATCTGACGCGCTGCTATGGCGATTTCATAGCGGTGGATGACGTCAGTTTTGAAATAAAGCACGGCGAGATCGTCGGTTTGCTTGGCCATAATGGCGCGGGCAAAACCACGATCATGAAAATGATTACCGGCTATCTGGAGCCGACTTCAGGTAAAATCGCCATCGATGACCTTGAAGTTGGCCGTGATACCCGCGCCATCCAGAAACGCATTGGCTATTTGCCGGAAAACTGCCCGGTCTGGCCGGAAATGACGGTTATTGATTACCTGGATTACCAGGCCAGCCTGCATGGTGTTCCTGCCGATAAACGCCCTGCCGCCGTGGCAAGTGCCATTCGCCGCACCGTGCTGGAAGCCAAGGCAACCGCCCCCATCCAGACATTGTCGCGTGGCTATCGCCAGCGTGTGGGCGTGGCCCAGGCGATTTTGCATAACCCCGATATCATCATTCTTGATGAACCCACCAACGGCCTTGATCCCACGCAAATCCGCCATATGCGCGACCTGATTGCCGATCTGGCCAAAACCGCCACGGTTATTGTTTCCACCCACACTTTGCAGGAAGTGCAGGCAGTATGCGAACGCGCGCTGATCATGCGGGCGGGCAAGCTGGTGGTGGATGCCCGCATCGATGAATTGCAGCAATCGGGCGGGTTGCTGGTGACGGTGGATCGCAATGCTGATCAGGCTTTTTCAGCTATTCGCGAAGTCACCAATATCGTTAGCCATTCGGAAGAAAACGGTCGTCATCATTACCGGCTGGAAGCCAGCAATGATGCCGCCCCGGTCATTGCCGAAAAACTGACCCGCGAAGGTGTTTTGCTTTTTGCCCTGCAGCCGCAGCGCCGCGACCTAGAAACCATTTTCGCCGAGGTAAACGAGGAGGCGGTCAATGGCTGA
- a CDS encoding Gldg family protein — protein sequence MADVLRISRKEFRGFFATPAAYLFIGAFLAVNLFVFFWVETFFARNIADVQPLFKWMPVLLIFLVSALTMRAWSEERRAGTLETLLTAPVRPISLVLGKFLAAMLLVVVALILTLPLPITVSILGPLDWGPVIGGYVATLFLAAAYIAIGLYMSGRTDNPIVALILTALVCGVFYLIGSDTLTSLFGDRVGGLLAALGTGTRFESITRGVLDLRDLYYYLSIVGVFLTLNLFSLEKLRWYGNPASNKHRLWGALATLFVLNFVAANFWLAPITAARADMTRQHIYSLSSSTKQELQHLAEPLVIRAYFSPRTHPLLAPLVPRIKDLLSEYQVASKGHARVEFIDPTANPDKEQEAATKYGIRPVPFQTNSRYQSSVVNSYFDIVVSYGDQFETLTYGDLIEVKTQGEGDINVGLKNPEYEISRTIRKLVNEYQAGGNPFENMTQPVTFEGFVSPETKLPGQLQTFRKTLDDVLKDYKKQAGDKFNIAFQDPDAGDGALATRLQDDYGFGPQVASLMNPQPFWFYMMLKSGKDEVQVPLPETTDKAALKRSIDSALHRMAPGYLKTIALVKPASPPPSPYMQQAPGPRYTQLDKTLSENARVVETDLKDGHVPEAADLLMVMDPVDLNDKQRFAIDQFLMRGGSVVLSTSPFGVSITDSLSAKKVDSGLKDWLAGYGISIDDKMVLDPQNASLPVPVERKIGGMTVQQISMMPYPHFPDLRGDQLNADSPVTAGLDQLTLNWASPVTVDAAKNKGRTVTPLLHSSSQSWLSDSTDILPDYKAHPDSGYAISGNRGQHDLAVAIEGEFKSFYAGKESPLLADDAKNADKKDAKKDSNTAKKDDDKNVQIGGVIDRSPASARLILVGSNSFADDMSLSLASRGMGTSYTAPLEFMQNVVDWSLEDQSLLALRGRTQFARTLVPTSEGSEQMWEYLNYGIALIGLLAVWGWRRQVAAAERKHYQRILQEV from the coding sequence ATGGCTGATGTTCTGCGCATTTCCCGCAAGGAATTCCGGGGCTTTTTTGCCACCCCTGCGGCCTATCTGTTTATCGGGGCCTTTCTGGCGGTAAACCTGTTTGTGTTTTTCTGGGTGGAAACCTTTTTCGCCCGCAACATTGCCGATGTGCAGCCATTGTTCAAATGGATGCCGGTATTGCTGATTTTCCTGGTGTCGGCCCTGACCATGCGCGCCTGGTCCGAAGAACGCCGGGCGGGCACCCTTGAAACCCTGCTGACCGCGCCAGTGCGCCCCATTTCGCTGGTTCTGGGCAAATTCCTGGCCGCGATGCTGCTGGTGGTGGTGGCCCTTATCCTGACGCTGCCTTTGCCCATTACGGTTTCCATTCTGGGGCCGCTGGATTGGGGGCCTGTTATTGGCGGGTATGTCGCAACCCTGTTTCTGGCAGCGGCCTATATCGCCATTGGCCTTTATATGAGTGGCCGCACCGATAACCCGATTGTCGCACTGATTTTAACGGCACTGGTTTGTGGTGTGTTTTACCTGATCGGGTCAGACACCCTGACATCGCTGTTTGGCGACCGGGTAGGTGGTTTGCTGGCCGCCCTTGGCACAGGAACGCGGTTTGAATCGATCACGCGTGGCGTTCTCGATCTGCGCGATCTTTATTATTACCTGTCGATTGTGGGTGTGTTCCTGACGCTGAACCTGTTCAGCTTGGAAAAACTGCGCTGGTATGGCAACCCGGCCAGCAACAAGCACCGCCTGTGGGGGGCGCTTGCCACCCTGTTTGTGCTGAATTTTGTGGCGGCAAATTTCTGGCTGGCACCGATCACGGCGGCCCGTGCCGATATGACCCGCCAGCACATTTATTCGCTGTCATCCTCGACCAAACAGGAATTGCAGCATCTGGCTGAACCGCTGGTCATTCGGGCCTATTTCTCGCCACGGACCCATCCGCTGCTGGCCCCGCTTGTCCCGCGGATCAAGGATTTGCTGTCGGAATATCAGGTGGCATCAAAGGGACATGCCCGGGTTGAATTTATCGACCCCACGGCAAACCCTGACAAGGAACAGGAAGCGGCTACCAAATACGGGATTCGTCCCGTCCCCTTCCAGACCAACAGCCGGTATCAGTCTTCGGTTGTGAACAGCTATTTCGATATCGTGGTTTCCTATGGCGACCAGTTTGAAACCCTGACCTATGGCGACCTGATCGAGGTCAAGACCCAGGGGGAAGGCGATATCAATGTCGGGCTTAAAAACCCGGAATATGAAATCAGCCGGACGATTCGCAAACTGGTGAATGAATATCAGGCGGGCGGAAACCCGTTTGAAAACATGACCCAGCCTGTAACCTTCGAGGGCTTTGTTTCCCCGGAAACCAAGCTGCCCGGCCAGTTGCAAACCTTCCGCAAAACCCTTGATGATGTGCTGAAGGATTACAAAAAGCAGGCTGGTGATAAATTCAACATCGCCTTCCAGGACCCGGATGCCGGTGACGGTGCCCTGGCAACACGGTTGCAGGATGATTATGGCTTTGGCCCGCAGGTGGCCAGCCTGATGAACCCACAGCCTTTCTGGTTTTACATGATGCTGAAAAGCGGCAAGGACGAAGTTCAGGTTCCCCTGCCTGAAACCACCGACAAGGCCGCGCTGAAACGGTCGATTGATTCGGCCCTGCATCGCATGGCACCGGGTTATTTGAAAACCATCGCACTGGTCAAACCGGCCTCGCCGCCGCCCAGCCCCTATATGCAGCAGGCACCGGGGCCGCGTTATACCCAGCTTGATAAAACCCTGTCGGAAAATGCCCGCGTCGTTGAAACCGACCTGAAGGATGGTCACGTGCCCGAGGCCGCCGACCTTCTGATGGTCATGGACCCGGTCGATCTGAATGACAAACAGCGTTTTGCCATTGACCAGTTCCTGATGCGCGGTGGCAGCGTGGTGCTGTCAACATCGCCCTTTGGTGTCAGCATTACCGATTCGCTTTCTGCCAAAAAGGTCGATTCCGGCCTGAAGGACTGGCTGGCAGGCTATGGCATTTCCATTGACGATAAAATGGTGCTTGATCCGCAAAATGCGTCGCTGCCGGTTCCGGTTGAACGCAAAATTGGCGGCATGACCGTCCAGCAGATCAGCATGATGCCTTATCCGCATTTCCCTGATTTGCGGGGCGACCAGCTTAATGCGGACAGCCCGGTTACCGCAGGGCTGGACCAGTTGACCCTGAACTGGGCATCGCCTGTGACTGTGGATGCGGCCAAAAACAAGGGCCGCACCGTAACCCCGCTTCTGCACAGCTCGTCGCAAAGCTGGCTGTCAGACAGCACCGACATCCTGCCTGATTACAAGGCCCATCCCGATAGCGGATATGCCATTTCCGGCAATCGTGGGCAGCATGACCTAGCTGTTGCGATTGAAGGTGAATTCAAATCCTTTTATGCAGGCAAGGAATCGCCGCTTCTGGCGGACGATGCCAAAAACGCCGATAAAAAGGATGCGAAGAAAGACAGCAACACCGCCAAAAAAGATGACGACAAAAACGTCCAGATTGGCGGCGTGATTGACAGATCACCGGCTTCTGCCCGGTTGATCCTGGTTGGGTCCAACAGCTTTGCCGATGACATGTCGCTCAGCCTTGCGTCACGCGGGATGGGCACAAGCTATACGGCGCCGCTGGAATTTATGCAAAACGTGGTCGATTGGTCGCTTGAAGATCAGTCCCTGCTGGCATTGCGTGGACGGACCCAGTTTGCCCGTACCCTTGTTCCGACATCCGAAGGTAGCGAACAGATGTGGGAATATCTGAATTACGGCATCGCCCTGATTGGCCTTCTGGCCGTGTGGGGGTGGCGTCGCCAGGTGGCGGCAGCCGAACGCAAACATTACCAGCGCATTCTTCAGGAGGTCTGA
- a CDS encoding DUF4340 domain-containing protein translates to MKRTIQILVVLFVVQVGFAIGINFYQPQADSTEGNDKLVAAKTDGIDHLTIEDSDGTKVALVKNGKDWQLPDLGNFPADGSKVDGLISKLSDLHEGLPIATSSGAIKRFKLAKDDFERRITLKKGDEAVATLYFGTSQGTHQIHARREEQDEVYAVTMGSYDAPAKADDWIDATVLQVSANDIDQMDVAGLSLVAKPAPAAKPDDAKTDKPAADKNADKADQDKDKAVVTWDLANAAPDQKLQPAAASTLAAMVARVRVSAVLGKDAKPEYGMDHPVLKMSLSLKGKDKPVDYVIGKSDGKDGDYTLKLSSRPEYFRIAGYTGKQLVEHADAKALLVAKPADTKPADDAGAAAANASKAMN, encoded by the coding sequence ATGAAACGGACCATACAGATATTGGTGGTGTTGTTCGTCGTTCAGGTCGGGTTTGCCATCGGTATCAATTTCTATCAGCCCCAGGCCGATAGTACCGAAGGCAATGACAAACTTGTGGCCGCCAAAACCGATGGTATCGACCATTTGACCATCGAGGATTCGGACGGCACCAAGGTTGCCCTGGTGAAAAACGGCAAGGACTGGCAACTGCCCGACCTTGGCAATTTCCCGGCAGATGGCAGCAAGGTTGACGGATTGATCAGCAAGCTTTCCGACCTTCACGAAGGCCTGCCGATTGCAACATCAAGTGGCGCGATCAAGCGTTTCAAACTGGCAAAGGATGATTTTGAACGCCGCATCACCCTTAAAAAGGGCGATGAGGCCGTGGCGACCCTGTATTTCGGAACTTCGCAGGGGACCCATCAAATTCATGCCCGCCGCGAAGAACAGGACGAAGTCTATGCCGTAACCATGGGCAGCTATGATGCCCCGGCCAAGGCCGATGACTGGATCGACGCCACTGTTTTGCAGGTATCGGCCAACGATATCGACCAAATGGATGTTGCAGGCCTGTCGCTGGTGGCAAAACCGGCCCCGGCGGCCAAGCCTGACGATGCCAAAACCGACAAACCTGCTGCCGATAAAAACGCCGATAAGGCCGATCAGGATAAGGACAAAGCCGTTGTAACCTGGGACCTTGCCAATGCGGCACCGGACCAGAAATTGCAACCCGCTGCGGCCTCGACCCTGGCAGCCATGGTGGCACGGGTGCGTGTTTCGGCGGTTTTGGGCAAGGATGCCAAGCCGGAATACGGCATGGATCACCCGGTTTTGAAAATGTCCCTGTCGTTAAAGGGCAAAGACAAACCGGTTGATTACGTGATTGGCAAAAGCGACGGCAAGGATGGGGATTACACCCTGAAACTGTCCTCGCGGCCGGAATATTTCCGCATTGCGGGCTATACCGGCAAACAGCTTGTCGAACATGCCGATGCCAAGGCGCTTCTGGTCGCAAAACCGGCGGATACCAAACCGGCAGATGATGCCGGTGCAGCTGCCGCCAATGCCAGCAAAGCCATGAACTAG